From Candidatus Methanoperedens sp., one genomic window encodes:
- the rps24e gene encoding 30S ribosomal protein S24e, translated as MEIQIIKDKTNPLLQRREISVAVKNKTTATRIELKNKLAALLNSKPELIVVEHLDTIYGKQEMVGTVSLYQTEERLKQLAHQHLMARDAPKAVEGQPAEAAPVAAPSEPKPEAK; from the coding sequence ATGGAAATCCAGATTATCAAAGATAAGACAAATCCCTTATTACAGAGACGAGAGATTTCGGTTGCTGTAAAAAATAAAACAACGGCTACGAGAATAGAATTAAAGAATAAACTTGCAGCTCTGCTCAATTCCAAACCGGAACTGATCGTGGTTGAGCATCTCGATACAATATATGGGAAGCAGGAAATGGTAGGGACAGTATCCCTCTACCAGACAGAAGAACGCCTTAAGCAGCTTGCTCACCAGCACCTGATGGCAAGGGATGCGCCAAAGGCAGTTGAAGGACAGCCTGCGGAGGCGGCACCGGTTGCAGCCCCGTCAGAACCTAAACCTGAGGCTAAATAG
- a CDS encoding 30S ribosomal protein S27ae: MAVNKFYKISGNKAEKIKPSCPRCGPGVFLGEHKNRNSCGKCGYTEFKK; this comes from the coding sequence ATGGCAGTAAATAAATTCTATAAAATCAGCGGAAATAAAGCAGAAAAGATAAAACCATCATGCCCAAGATGTGGACCAGGGGTATTTCTTGGTGAACACAAGAACCGCAATTCATGCGGTAAGTGTGGTTATACCGAATTCAAGAAATAA